The DNA region CCGGCAGGGCGGAGAAGGAATCCGGGGACCGTGAATCGAAGCTTAATGCACTGTACAGAAAACAGAATGACCTTAAGTTCACTATAGCATCAGCCTCATCAAGACGTGATGAACTTGACGGTCAGCTTGCCGGACTCGATGCACAGAACGAAGAACTGGCAAAAACTCTTGCAGGATATGAGGAAGATCTGCGTACAGCGAAGGAGACCCTTGATACCATCGAGGAGCGGGAGAAGGAAAGTGAAAACAGACTTGCCGGACTTTCGATGATGTACAAAAAGAAAAAGACTGCGTTTGACGAAAGGAAACAGCAGTTTGATGATCTTACTCTTGAACTGAGGGAAAAACAGCAGCGTGAGAAACTCTTAAGCGACATGGAAAACAGCATGGAGGGTCTCAACTACAGCGTAAAGGAAATACTGAAGGCTCAGAAAAACCAGCGTATTTCCGGTATTTACGGTACGGTGTCACAGCTCATAACCGTTGATGATGAATATACCACAGCGATAGAAACAGCGCTCGGCGGTGCTCTTCAGAACATTATCGTAAAGAATGAAGATACGGCCAAGAGATGTATCGCATTACTCAAGGAACTGCGAAAGGGCCGTGCTACATTTCTGCCGGTCACATCTGTAAAGCCGTATGATTTCCGTGAAAACGGCGTACGGAACGAGGACGGATTTGTAGCGCTCGGCGACGAAATCGTAGAAACTGATCCCGATTTTAAGAATATCATGAGCAACCTTCTCGGAAGAACGGTCATTGCCGAGGATATTGACTATGCTTCAGTAATTGCGAAGAAGTATTCGTACAGGTTCCGCATAGTAACACTTGACGGTCAGGTGATCAACGCAGGCGGTTCGTTTACAGGCGGTTCGGCTGTTCAGTCGGGCGGTATTCTTTCGAGAAAGAATGAGATAAATGAACTTGCCGGAAAAATAAAGGAACTCGAAGGCAGGGTCTCACAGGTAAGGGATGACGCCCAGAAGGTCAGAGCGGAAGCTGAAAAGCTTCGTCTTGATATCGAAGCGGAAAACGACACAAAGCAGAAATTAAACGAAGACAGAATGACGTTCCGATCAGAGATAAAGAGTCTTGAATCGATCTTAGCGCAGTCTGAGCAGCAGAACAGGAACTATACTGACAACAGACACAGACTTGAAAAGAACATCGCGGAAGCGCAGGAGCAGTTCTCGGCAGCATCTGAGGAACTTGAAAAGATAAATTCTGAACTTGAGGCAGCTCAGAGCGAGGCGGATTCACACCAGAGCCTGAAGGAAGGACTGGCGGAAAAGAGGAAGCAGCTTTCCGATCATCTGTATGAACTGAAGATCAGGTGCATGGAGGCAGAGAAAAACTGCGAATCCATAAAGCTGGAGATAAGCCACTGTGAAGCAGAAGCAGGAAATCTGAACCAGAGCGCAAAAGAGCTTGAAAGTCAGATCGCCGGTCATGAGAAGACCATAGCTGAAAAGCGGGCTGAAATTGAAAAGAACAGGGCACTGCTTGAAAAGGCATCAGGACAGACTGAAGTTTACAGGAGCTGTATAACCGCTTCCGGTGAGCAGCATGATAAATATGAAGCTGCTGTTTCGGAAAAACGTGCAGGAATAAAGAAACTCGGCGAGGACAAGGAACGTCTTTCACGTGAGATGTCGAGGTTTGAAGAAAAAAAGGTAAATACACAGAGGGATTACGACAGCATAATCACGCGTCTGTGGGAAAATTACGAACTTACACGTACTGAGGCGGAAAATCAGGCGGAAAAGCTTGAAAATGTCGGACAGGCTCAGAAAAGACTTGGCGAAGTTCGTAATTCCATAAAGGCTCTCGGCAGCATCAACGTTGCGGCTATTGAGGAATACAAGGAAGTATCGGAACGATATGAATTCCTTTCGACACAGCTCAAGGATGTCGAGAATTCCAAGCGTGAGCTGGAAAAACTCATCGAGGAACTCACCTCGGACATGCAGAGGATATTTGCCGAGAACTTTGCTCTTATCAACAAAAACTTCAAGGAGATCTTCGTCGATCTGTTCGGCGGCGGCAAGGCCGACCTCGAACTGACCGATCCGGACAACATTCTTGAATCAGGTATCGAGATCAAGGTAGCCCCTCCGGGCAAGGTCATTAAGAACCTTATCTCGCTTTCCGGTGGTGAGCAGGCTTTCGTTGCTATCGCTATCTACTTTGCTATTCTTAAGATCAGACCTGCACCGTTCTGTATCCTCGACGAGATCGACGCAGCGCTTGATGAAGTAAACGTAAGAAAGTACGCTTTCTACCTTAAGAATTTCGTAAGCACAACACAGTTCATCCTCGTAACCCACAGAAGAGGTACAATGGAACTTGCCAACGTCCTCTACGGCGTTACAATGCAGCAGAACGGCGTGTCCAAACTGCTTAAGATGAATCAGGTGGATATTCCGGATGAAAATGAATAACCCGCCTGCGGCGGCCTATACTATCGAAAAACCGGACTGTCTTCCGACAGCCCGGTTTATTTATATATATCCTTGCAGATCCGCAAACTACGTTTGCTCATAAGCATATCGGCTAATAGTAAACGAAAATTATTCGTTTACTGTAATTGCTGCCGTAGGCAGCGACCGTATTTCTGATGCGTTTTTCGTTGACACAGATTGTTACTGATGTTATAATAAAAATGAAAACAGAAATCGTTAATAATTCAAGTTATGAATTACGAATAATCAAGGGGGCAATGTTTATGACAGTACAGCAGCAGGCTCATGTTATGATAGATAAACTGAATGTCAACGGATTGAATTATATAATAAATGTATTGAATGAACTGGATTCTGATAACTGGATCGATCAGTCATCCAAAAAAATAATAGATTCTGTTCATTCAGATGAAAAAAAGGAAGCTTTTCATCGCCTTGAAGAACGAAGGAAAAAATACGAATCGTTTGGTATTACGCTTACGAAAAGGTAAAGTCCACCTTACGGCGGACTTTACTATAAAAAAACGGGCTGTCTTATGACAGCCCGTTTTGAAGGTGCGTACGGCATTCTATTACGTAAATTCACTGTTTAAAACTCGACATTCAGCAGTTTCGTCATTTACTAATAGCTGAATGTTAAAGTCGGTATTAATAAGGTGACCATAATCGTCTGGTACCGAACAATGTCCCATTACTCTTATATTGAAATAATCGTTGCCGTCATTCCCTATAGGTCCTGCTACGTCAAAATTTATATATTTTACAGTACCAATTACAATATTTACAGCATCAATTGCTTCTAAAGTTGCTGTAACATAGTTTGAAGCAGCTTCCTGTGCATCTGGATACGTCAGTTTCGTTTTTTCAGTAACTGGTGGTTCAGTCTGCACTGGTGCCTGTGTTACTTGTTCGGTATTGGATGAAGAATTTGTATCTTCATCACCGCATCCGGTAAATAAAGTAATTGAAGATATAGATAAGAACATAGCAAGTGTGATTAGTCTTTTTTTCATAGTAAAACCCCCACATTTTAAAATATCAGTTAATTAAACCCCTTCTTGTACAGTTAGTACAAAATCCATTTAGTGCATTGTTGGCTTCTGTTATATCACAACCACAATTTGGACATGTAGTGATTATGTTGTTACTGTCCAATTGGGAGACAAATTTTGTTTCAGAATTCTGATAAATAGTTAAAAAGCGATTATAAAGACTCAAAGCTGTATCTTCGCCAATCTCATTATATGCTTTATCGAGTATTGAGATACATTGGTTTTCGAATTTAGTGTCTTTGATGCTACATGTTTTTAATAGATATAACATTGCTTCGGCAAACTTACCTGTTTCAATTTCATCAGCAGTGTACTCTTTATTATCGGATTTAGCGATATCCTCTCGCAGATAAAGAGATAATTGCATAGCGATTTCATTATGAAAATTGAACATTCTTACTCCTCCCAATAAATAGACTTATCAATTTTCAACAACAATCCGGATTGTTGTTTACAACTACATTGTATCAAAAAAAATCAATGGTTTTCGTGCAAAAAAGCAAAATCGTCATAATGCGCAAATATGAATGCCATATTTATATGAAGTATCTGATGTTTTAGTATGCAATTAAAGTAAAGAAATAAAATCACATTGGGGAATATATGTTTTATCTCTTAAGGTGTTTAATAATAACCCGTATAATTTCTTAAAGCTACTGTAAGTGAGATTTGATTTTTTGCTGTAGTATAGATTTTGAGCATGATTTATTGTATAATGAAATAGTAAGTGAAAATCATTCAGGAAAGGAGCTCTGTGATGGGACTTTATTTGAATCCGGATAATGAAAAGTTTAAGAAGATAGTTTCAAGTGAGATCTACATTGATAAGACGGGTCTTCTGAATATGACAAACAGGTTGTTTCGTGAGGAAAAGAACTGTATTGCAGTAAGTCATGCAAGACGTTTTGGAAAATCACAGGCGGCAAGAATGATCGATGCTTATTACAGCAGAGGGTGCAATTCTGAAGAACTTTTTGCCGGACTTGAAATATCCGAATCTGCGGATTATAAAGAACACCTTAACAGGTATAACGTTATTCATTTTGATATATCTTCGTTCGCAGATGAATATAAAGAGACGATCGTAAGTGAACTTAAAAGATATCTTTATGATGATCTGAAAAAGGAATATCCTGATGTTGATTACAGTAAGACAGTATCATCAGT from Ruminococcus sp. HUN007 includes:
- the smc gene encoding chromosome segregation protein SMC, which translates into the protein MYLKSLELHGFKSFPDKVVLSFDKGLTGVVGPNGSGKSNIGDAVRWVLGEQSTKTLRGNKMEDVIFSGTTARKPAGFASVTLTIDNSTGELNHDDSEVAVTRKIYRNGDSEYRINGKAVRLKDINELFMDTGLGRDGYSIIGQGRIAEIVGARSTERRDIFEEAAGISKFRYKKAEAERRLTQAQDNLNRLTDILSELEDRVGPLKKQSEKAEKFLVLADERKKLELSLWIHDLEELGEALKKIEENSLIYTAQYENIVSQEEREEQSIKEAYDKMREITLKIDEYKQLILDVERESSDYRSGIAVCENDIRHSEEMIASVRSRQENEENAKKAVAEKMAALKNKLSEGEQKVRDTEDELRSAEKSFKEIEEEAGRAEKESGDRESKLNALYRKQNDLKFTIASASSRRDELDGQLAGLDAQNEELAKTLAGYEEDLRTAKETLDTIEEREKESENRLAGLSMMYKKKKTAFDERKQQFDDLTLELREKQQREKLLSDMENSMEGLNYSVKEILKAQKNQRISGIYGTVSQLITVDDEYTTAIETALGGALQNIIVKNEDTAKRCIALLKELRKGRATFLPVTSVKPYDFRENGVRNEDGFVALGDEIVETDPDFKNIMSNLLGRTVIAEDIDYASVIAKKYSYRFRIVTLDGQVINAGGSFTGGSAVQSGGILSRKNEINELAGKIKELEGRVSQVRDDAQKVRAEAEKLRLDIEAENDTKQKLNEDRMTFRSEIKSLESILAQSEQQNRNYTDNRHRLEKNIAEAQEQFSAASEELEKINSELEAAQSEADSHQSLKEGLAEKRKQLSDHLYELKIRCMEAEKNCESIKLEISHCEAEAGNLNQSAKELESQIAGHEKTIAEKRAEIEKNRALLEKASGQTEVYRSCITASGEQHDKYEAAVSEKRAGIKKLGEDKERLSREMSRFEEKKVNTQRDYDSIITRLWENYELTRTEAENQAEKLENVGQAQKRLGEVRNSIKALGSINVAAIEEYKEVSERYEFLSTQLKDVENSKRELEKLIEELTSDMQRIFAENFALINKNFKEIFVDLFGGGKADLELTDPDNILESGIEIKVAPPGKVIKNLISLSGGEQAFVAIAIYFAILKIRPAPFCILDEIDAALDEVNVRKYAFYLKNFVSTTQFILVTHRRGTMELANVLYGVTMQQNGVSKLLKMNQVDIPDENE